One segment of Amycolatopsis alba DSM 44262 DNA contains the following:
- a CDS encoding polysaccharide lyase 6 family protein, producing MDRRRFLTGATLGAALVTVPWVTAGTASAKPNGLCALNVSSLTELQNAINSAAAGAVITVNNGTYTVPTGKPITITGRRGTKDQPITIVAQTGGGVTFNGEQSFVFDDSTGVTLSGFNFRQSTTLEIPPNCSRIRLTRNDFQLADIEGLHWVMVRADYSKIDRNHFHNKTTLGVMLCIEGADEDKMAVGVHVLRNYFSDHTFPGDNGGEPIRLGVSPRALSTAGATVEFNLFERANGDPEAISVKSSGNFIRNNTIRNSLGGIVLRHGNKTVVESNFIIGGKEGIRIYGNDHKILNNYLAGLSSNALVIGSGSVRDHFPGESKESRRGNDAADRVLIAHNTLLNNSSTLSGETKRTIEPRDCTISDNLFVGSNGDLVAMSTTGNFTWSGNILWGSGADGNIPAGTFSRVDPKLVQGTDGVSRLAAGSPAIDAATLSAAPVTLDIDGQSRGSKRDVGADEYSTAAITNRPLTTADVGPGAP from the coding sequence ATGGATCGCAGAAGGTTCCTCACCGGCGCCACTCTCGGCGCCGCGCTGGTCACCGTCCCCTGGGTCACCGCCGGAACGGCGTCGGCCAAGCCGAACGGTCTGTGCGCTCTGAACGTCAGCTCGCTGACCGAGCTCCAGAACGCCATCAACTCGGCCGCCGCGGGCGCGGTCATCACCGTGAACAACGGCACTTACACCGTGCCGACGGGCAAGCCGATCACCATCACCGGCAGGCGCGGCACCAAGGACCAGCCGATCACCATCGTCGCCCAGACCGGCGGCGGGGTGACGTTCAACGGTGAGCAGAGCTTCGTCTTCGACGACTCCACCGGTGTCACGCTCAGCGGATTCAATTTCCGGCAGAGCACCACGCTGGAGATCCCGCCGAACTGTTCGCGGATCCGCCTGACCCGCAACGACTTCCAGCTGGCCGACATCGAAGGCCTGCACTGGGTGATGGTCCGCGCCGACTACAGCAAGATCGACCGCAACCACTTCCACAACAAGACGACGCTCGGCGTCATGCTCTGCATCGAGGGCGCGGACGAAGACAAGATGGCGGTCGGCGTCCACGTCTTGCGGAACTACTTCTCCGACCACACCTTCCCCGGTGACAACGGCGGCGAGCCGATCCGGCTCGGCGTCAGCCCGCGCGCGCTGAGCACCGCCGGCGCCACGGTGGAGTTCAACCTGTTCGAACGCGCCAACGGCGACCCGGAAGCGATCTCGGTCAAGTCGTCGGGCAACTTCATCCGCAACAACACCATCCGGAACAGCCTGGGCGGCATCGTGCTGCGCCACGGGAACAAGACCGTCGTCGAATCCAACTTCATCATCGGCGGCAAGGAAGGCATCCGGATCTACGGCAACGACCACAAGATCCTCAACAACTACCTCGCCGGACTGTCCAGCAACGCGCTGGTCATCGGCAGCGGCAGCGTCCGGGACCACTTCCCCGGTGAATCCAAGGAATCGCGGCGCGGCAACGACGCGGCGGACCGCGTGCTCATCGCGCACAACACGCTGCTGAACAACAGCAGCACGCTCTCCGGCGAGACCAAACGGACGATCGAACCGCGCGACTGCACGATCTCGGACAACCTCTTCGTCGGCAGCAACGGCGATCTGGTCGCGATGAGCACCACGGGCAACTTCACCTGGTCCGGCAACATCCTGTGGGGTTCCGGCGCCGACGGGAACATCCCGGCAGGCACCTTCAGCCGGGTCGACCCGAAGCTCGTGCAGGGCACCGACGGCGTCTCGCGGCTCGCCGCGGGCAGCCCGGCGATCGACGCGGCGACCCTGTCGGCCGCACCGGTCACGCTGGACATCGACGGCCAGTCTCGCGGCAGCAAGCGTGACGTCGGGGCGGACGAGTACTCGACGGCCGCCATCACCAACCGGCCGCTCACCACCGCGGACGTCGGCCCCGGCGCTCCGTAG
- a CDS encoding alpha/beta fold hydrolase gives MTLAFRETGPRTGVPVVLLHALGSKSGTWDDFAVRLDRRVLAVDLPGHGDSAHLEKYSLDAMADEVADLLGDRADLVGHSMGGRVAVLLAQRLPGRVRRLVVEDNPPPPDSAKEPLVPTVEPSGPLPFDWRLIDPIMTELRTPDPAWWERLAAITAPTLLISGGPSSHVAHESLERMRGLIPDCRLVTIDGAGHRVHSARPAEFAAVAGEFLGAT, from the coding sequence GTGACGCTCGCCTTTCGAGAGACCGGCCCCCGGACCGGGGTGCCGGTGGTCCTGCTGCACGCCCTGGGCAGCAAATCCGGCACTTGGGACGATTTCGCCGTCCGGCTGGACCGCCGTGTCCTGGCCGTCGACCTGCCGGGACACGGCGACAGCGCCCACTTGGAGAAGTACTCGCTCGACGCGATGGCCGACGAGGTGGCCGACCTTCTCGGGGACCGGGCGGACCTGGTCGGGCACTCGATGGGCGGCCGGGTCGCCGTGCTGCTCGCCCAGCGCCTGCCCGGACGCGTGCGGCGGCTGGTCGTCGAGGACAACCCGCCGCCTCCGGACTCGGCGAAGGAACCCCTGGTCCCGACGGTCGAGCCGTCCGGGCCGCTGCCGTTCGACTGGCGGCTGATCGACCCGATCATGACCGAACTCCGCACGCCGGACCCCGCCTGGTGGGAGCGGCTCGCCGCGATCACCGCGCCGACCCTGCTGATCAGCGGTGGGCCGTCGAGCCACGTCGCGCACGAATCGCTGGAGCGGATGCGCGGGCTGATCCCGGACTGCCGCCTGGTGACCATCGACGGCGCGGGACACCGGGTGCATTCCGCCAGGCCGGCGGAGTTCGCGGCGGTGGCAGGGGAGTTCCTCGGGGCGACCTAG
- a CDS encoding carbohydrate ABC transporter permease: MTAANDSALGLDAVKSPGGRILKYAVYALVLVVFAGPLLALLVSAFSDVSDPTALSVIPSSPTLGNFGIAFDHGVGLYLLNSFLVVGFGLLLQVVISVLAGYALARKKFRFMTFVLVAILATLMLPEEILAIPLSLILSDLPVVHINLIGSLAGMIVPLGAWAFSILVMTEFMKDVPRELEEAARIDGAGDLRIFAQIILPMCKPALGVIGVFGFTMIWDQYLLPMLVSSDASTYTLPLALRTLRIDADVTPGVIMAASLLALLPSVAAFLFFQRSFVRGLASGALKG; encoded by the coding sequence ATGACCGCGGCCAACGATTCGGCACTCGGCCTCGACGCCGTCAAGTCGCCGGGCGGACGGATCCTGAAGTACGCCGTGTACGCCCTGGTGCTGGTGGTGTTCGCCGGCCCGCTGCTGGCGCTGCTGGTCAGCGCGTTCAGTGACGTGTCCGACCCGACGGCGCTGAGCGTCATCCCGTCGAGCCCCACCCTGGGCAACTTCGGCATCGCGTTCGACCACGGCGTCGGGCTCTACCTGCTGAACTCGTTCCTGGTGGTCGGCTTCGGCCTGCTGCTGCAGGTCGTCATCTCGGTGCTGGCCGGATACGCGCTGGCACGCAAGAAGTTCCGCTTCATGACCTTCGTGCTGGTCGCGATCCTGGCGACGCTGATGCTGCCGGAGGAGATCCTCGCGATCCCGCTGTCGCTGATCCTGTCCGACCTGCCCGTGGTGCACATCAACCTGATCGGCAGCCTGGCCGGGATGATCGTGCCGCTGGGCGCGTGGGCGTTCTCGATCCTGGTGATGACCGAGTTCATGAAGGACGTGCCCCGCGAACTCGAAGAGGCCGCGCGCATCGACGGCGCGGGCGACCTGCGGATCTTCGCGCAGATCATCCTGCCGATGTGCAAGCCCGCGCTCGGCGTGATCGGTGTCTTCGGCTTCACGATGATCTGGGACCAGTACCTGCTCCCGATGCTGGTCTCGTCCGACGCCTCGACCTACACCCTGCCGCTGGCCCTGCGCACTCTGCGCATCGACGCGGACGTGACGCCCGGCGTGATCATGGCCGCGTCGCTGCTGGCGCTGCTGCCCTCGGTCGCCGCGTTCCTGTTCTTCCAGCGTTCGTTCGTCCGCGGCCTCGCCTCGGGCGCGCTGAAGGGCTGA
- a CDS encoding S1 family peptidase, giving the protein MRLRTLLRAALIPLVAGAAALSVSSPVAAQEPGQVGPAIVGGGQASGDFPWIASLQANGRHGCGGSLIASQWVVTAAHCIPQQQGLQLRIGSKTWQYGGVLASASRMIKHPRYSGQAGPNDIALIRLSQPVQNTPIQIASTSPASGTNVTLYGWGQTCPQRGCEQQPPANLKQLNTRIDPDSRCQTIQGATELCVYSTTNQTACYGDSGGPLVVQGTLAGATSRAGHQSSTCGTGDTIYTDVTAHRQWISSTIGG; this is encoded by the coding sequence ATGAGACTGCGTACCCTGCTGCGCGCCGCCCTGATCCCGCTGGTCGCGGGCGCTGCGGCACTGTCGGTGTCATCGCCGGTGGCGGCACAGGAACCGGGACAGGTCGGCCCGGCCATCGTCGGCGGCGGACAGGCGTCCGGCGACTTCCCGTGGATCGCTTCGCTCCAGGCCAATGGCCGCCACGGCTGCGGCGGATCCCTGATCGCTTCGCAGTGGGTGGTGACCGCGGCGCACTGCATCCCCCAGCAACAGGGCCTGCAGCTGCGCATCGGCTCGAAGACCTGGCAATACGGAGGAGTCCTGGCCTCGGCCTCGCGCATGATCAAGCACCCCCGCTACAGCGGACAGGCCGGACCGAACGACATCGCGCTGATCCGGCTTTCCCAGCCCGTGCAGAACACCCCGATCCAGATCGCGAGCACCTCGCCCGCGTCCGGGACCAATGTCACGCTCTACGGCTGGGGCCAGACCTGTCCGCAGCGTGGTTGTGAGCAGCAGCCTCCGGCGAACCTGAAGCAGCTCAACACCCGGATCGATCCGGACAGCCGCTGCCAGACGATTCAGGGTGCCACCGAACTGTGTGTGTACAGCACGACCAACCAGACAGCCTGCTACGGCGACTCCGGCGGACCGCTGGTCGTCCAGGGCACGCTGGCCGGTGCGACCAGCCGTGCGGGCCACCAGAGTTCGACGTGCGGTACCGGCGACACCATCTACACCGACGTCACCGCGCACCGTCAGTGGATCTCCTCGACCATCGGGGGCTGA
- a CDS encoding acyl-CoA thioesterase — MTAFTFALTPRRAETDFNGHVTAIAYHDWADRARVAYLRRAGVTFVQGDFGPVLLEARINYLNEVRFGDEITVSVEPDFGAGKTWRVHQRFLRSDGVLAARIESTWGLLDHRTRRLTEDPHHTLSELATDPGRL, encoded by the coding sequence ATGACGGCCTTCACCTTCGCCCTGACCCCACGCCGGGCCGAAACCGATTTCAACGGCCATGTCACCGCGATCGCCTATCACGACTGGGCGGACCGGGCCCGTGTCGCCTACTTGCGGCGGGCCGGAGTCACCTTCGTGCAGGGCGACTTCGGTCCGGTCCTGCTCGAAGCGCGGATCAACTACCTCAACGAAGTCCGGTTCGGCGACGAGATCACGGTCTCCGTCGAACCCGACTTCGGCGCCGGGAAGACCTGGCGCGTCCACCAGCGCTTCCTCCGCTCCGACGGTGTCCTCGCCGCGCGGATCGAATCGACCTGGGGGCTGCTCGACCACCGGACCCGGCGGCTGACCGAAGACCCGCACCACACGCTGAGCGAGCTGGCGACCGATCCCGGCCGCCTCTGA
- a CDS encoding sugar ABC transporter substrate-binding protein: MRKSRWIGVGLTVSALVLSGCSAGPAGTNVAQDTKAPLELWTRTTPGGAGEQATKRLAEAFEKATGFKVQVTAIFDDFETKLAQRAAQRDLPDIVMNDVTQVGTLKSQGLVREIEQGKIKHASELTEQALKSNQMPDGKLYGLPYSAQASALLIRKDWREKVGKGVPQNWAELADLAKAFTTGDPDGNGKNDTAGLTATLSTKRGYASWYFSNFLWAGGGDFITEAGGGKYKPSMNTPESVAAVQYFRDLGCKDNVIQPGSVTMPTPATNETFEAGKAGMYVVGPYLLPRFDKSLGKDKYEVVPMPAGAKNSDVLAEGLSIYMMAGSPNQAGQDAFGDFAISADGQKIGMEGDSAFIVQLPVNKNVDISQVRSDPRWKTYAEIYAKSGHYAPSIPNWTPVRQDTADTISALVADCKLDTKAELSKLDTKLTATLQQQGISAS, from the coding sequence ATGCGGAAATCGCGGTGGATCGGCGTGGGACTGACCGTCTCAGCGCTGGTTCTTTCGGGCTGCTCGGCAGGCCCCGCCGGAACGAACGTCGCGCAGGACACCAAGGCGCCCTTGGAGCTGTGGACCCGGACGACCCCCGGCGGCGCCGGGGAGCAGGCCACCAAGCGGCTCGCCGAGGCTTTCGAGAAGGCCACGGGATTCAAGGTGCAGGTCACCGCGATCTTCGACGACTTCGAGACGAAGCTGGCCCAGCGCGCCGCCCAGCGCGACCTGCCGGACATCGTGATGAACGACGTCACCCAGGTCGGGACGCTGAAGAGCCAGGGTCTCGTGCGCGAGATCGAACAGGGCAAGATCAAGCACGCCTCGGAGCTCACCGAGCAGGCGCTGAAGTCGAACCAGATGCCGGACGGCAAGCTGTACGGCCTTCCTTACAGCGCACAGGCTTCGGCGCTGCTGATCCGCAAGGACTGGCGCGAGAAAGTCGGCAAGGGCGTCCCGCAGAACTGGGCCGAACTGGCGGACCTCGCCAAGGCCTTCACCACCGGTGACCCCGACGGCAACGGGAAGAACGACACCGCGGGCCTGACCGCGACGCTGTCGACCAAGCGGGGCTACGCCTCCTGGTACTTCTCCAACTTCCTGTGGGCGGGCGGCGGCGACTTCATCACCGAAGCCGGTGGCGGCAAGTACAAGCCGTCGATGAACACCCCCGAATCCGTGGCCGCGGTGCAGTATTTCCGCGACCTCGGCTGCAAGGACAACGTCATCCAGCCCGGTTCGGTCACCATGCCGACCCCCGCGACCAACGAGACCTTCGAAGCGGGCAAGGCCGGGATGTACGTCGTCGGCCCGTACCTGCTGCCGCGTTTCGACAAGTCGCTCGGCAAGGACAAGTACGAGGTCGTGCCGATGCCGGCGGGCGCCAAGAACTCCGACGTCCTGGCCGAGGGACTCTCGATCTACATGATGGCCGGTTCGCCGAACCAGGCCGGGCAGGACGCCTTCGGTGACTTCGCGATCTCGGCCGACGGCCAGAAGATCGGCATGGAGGGCGATTCGGCCTTCATCGTGCAGCTCCCGGTGAACAAGAACGTCGACATCAGCCAGGTCCGCTCGGACCCGCGCTGGAAGACCTACGCCGAGATCTACGCCAAGTCCGGCCACTACGCGCCGTCCATCCCGAACTGGACGCCGGTCCGCCAGGACACCGCCGACACGATCAGCGCGCTCGTCGCCGACTGCAAGCTGGACACCAAGGCGGAACTGTCCAAACTCGACACCAAACTCACCGCGACCTTGCAGCAACAGGGGATCAGCGCGTCATGA
- a CDS encoding hydroxyacid dehydrogenase: MTELQHRPTALLVMEERRRDDVYPEAVLKEIGSLVDLREPLTRERLAEDPAALDGVEILLSGWGAPVLDSVLLGHAPDLRAVLVAAGSVRPLTTPEFWARELPIVSAAAANAVPVAEFTLAQVLLGLKQVHRISREIRERKAYPPDPRVAGAYRSRVGLLGLGEIGALVASHLRGFEVEVLASDPVVDAATAESLGVRLVGLDELFATCPVVSLHAPLLPETEGLVNGDLVARMGIGATLINTARGAVVDEPSVVPVLSERPDLTAILDVTWPEPAAPDSPLYTLPNVVLTPHLAGALGAERARMGELVAAELRRFVLGEPLQYAVAPDRAHLRA, encoded by the coding sequence ATGACCGAGCTGCAACACCGGCCGACAGCGCTTCTCGTGATGGAGGAACGCCGCCGTGACGACGTTTACCCCGAGGCGGTGCTGAAGGAGATCGGATCACTGGTGGACCTGCGTGAGCCGCTCACCCGCGAGCGGCTGGCGGAGGACCCGGCGGCCCTGGACGGTGTCGAGATCCTGCTGTCCGGCTGGGGTGCCCCGGTGCTGGACTCCGTCCTCTTGGGACACGCGCCGGACCTGCGCGCCGTGCTCGTCGCGGCAGGTTCGGTCCGGCCGCTGACCACGCCGGAGTTCTGGGCGCGCGAGCTGCCGATCGTGTCCGCCGCGGCCGCGAACGCCGTCCCGGTCGCCGAGTTCACCCTGGCCCAGGTCCTCTTAGGACTCAAGCAGGTGCACCGGATCTCCCGCGAGATCCGGGAGCGGAAGGCGTACCCGCCCGATCCGCGGGTCGCCGGGGCGTACCGATCCAGGGTCGGCCTGCTCGGACTCGGCGAGATCGGCGCTCTCGTCGCGTCGCATTTGCGTGGTTTCGAGGTGGAAGTCCTGGCGAGTGACCCGGTCGTCGACGCGGCCACCGCTGAGAGCCTGGGTGTGCGGCTGGTGGGTCTCGACGAACTGTTCGCCACTTGTCCCGTGGTCAGCCTGCACGCGCCGCTCCTCCCGGAGACCGAGGGGCTGGTGAACGGGGACCTGGTGGCCAGGATGGGCATCGGCGCGACCCTGATCAACACCGCCCGCGGCGCCGTGGTCGACGAGCCGTCGGTCGTCCCCGTGCTGAGCGAGCGCCCGGACCTCACCGCGATCCTGGACGTCACCTGGCCGGAACCGGCCGCGCCGGACTCGCCGCTCTACACGCTGCCGAACGTGGTGCTCACCCCGCATCTGGCCGGCGCGCTGGGCGCCGAGCGCGCGCGGATGGGCGAGCTGGTGGCGGCGGAGCTGCGGCGGTTCGTGCTCGGGGAGCCGCTCCAGTACGCCGTCGCGCCGGACCGGGCTCACCTGCGGGCCTAA
- a CDS encoding DUF6130 family protein translates to MPALGKFTLASALFTAVLAAAACSAPPPAPPAAAAPAAVAASDWSPAPVVPLPSQPSPSLVVDAPLPEQLAMGLVVLRYRAENLRIVPVYGPAALDVSPRIGHIHVTVDDAAWHWADGSGEPLIIQSLPAGPHKVWVGLADPTHKILDEKNVNFVVPVQSGHH, encoded by the coding sequence ATGCCCGCTCTTGGGAAGTTCACCCTCGCCTCCGCCCTGTTCACCGCCGTCCTGGCGGCCGCCGCGTGCAGCGCTCCCCCGCCCGCGCCACCGGCGGCCGCCGCCCCCGCCGCCGTCGCGGCCTCCGATTGGTCGCCCGCTCCCGTGGTGCCGCTGCCCTCGCAGCCGTCACCCTCGCTGGTCGTGGACGCGCCGCTGCCCGAGCAGCTCGCGATGGGCCTGGTCGTGCTGCGCTACCGGGCGGAGAACCTCCGGATCGTGCCGGTGTACGGCCCCGCCGCCCTCGACGTCTCACCCCGGATCGGCCACATCCACGTGACCGTCGACGACGCGGCGTGGCACTGGGCGGACGGCAGCGGCGAGCCGCTCATCATCCAGTCACTCCCGGCGGGTCCGCACAAGGTGTGGGTCGGCCTGGCCGACCCGACGCACAAGATCCTCGACGAGAAGAACGTGAACTTCGTCGTCCCCGTCCAAAGTGGACACCACTGA
- a CDS encoding alpha-L-fucosidase, producing MSSTAWFTHDRFGMFVHWGLYSLAARHEWVQNREKLTDEQYRVYFDHFEPDKYDPRSWARAAKAAGMTYVVLTTKHHDGFCLWDSDLTDFKVTNTPYGEDLLEPFVDACREEGLKVGFYHSLIDWHHPAFPVDGTHPRRDDQEYIAAHQYADIAEYQLYLHGQVRELLTRYGKIDYLFFDFSYKGRREWWGGKGPDDWDSPALLEMIRELQPGVLINDRTGIPGDFITPEQYQPSGPMTRDGVPVVWEACQTLNGSWGYDRDNLDYKSPELLIRMLVDGVSKDGNLLLNVGPNGRGEIDPRAHEVLAGLGRWMDRHERSIRGCGPSEFTAPADGRYTQRGDRLYLHLFSWPMNHVHLPGLAGRVRYAQLLDDASEILQLHTDPRQTAQNTQMGAPPEGTLTLKLPIRKPDTPVPVIELFLTSPAAAETLPTD from the coding sequence GTGAGTTCCACCGCCTGGTTCACCCACGACCGGTTCGGGATGTTCGTCCACTGGGGACTGTATTCCCTGGCCGCCCGGCACGAATGGGTGCAGAACCGCGAAAAGCTGACCGACGAGCAGTACCGCGTCTACTTCGACCACTTCGAACCGGACAAGTACGACCCTCGTTCGTGGGCACGGGCCGCCAAAGCCGCGGGCATGACCTACGTCGTGCTCACCACCAAGCACCACGACGGTTTCTGCCTGTGGGACAGCGATCTCACCGACTTCAAGGTGACGAACACCCCGTACGGCGAGGATCTGCTCGAACCGTTCGTCGACGCGTGCCGCGAAGAAGGCCTGAAGGTCGGCTTCTACCACTCGCTGATCGACTGGCACCACCCCGCGTTCCCCGTCGACGGCACCCATCCCCGCCGTGACGACCAGGAGTACATCGCGGCGCACCAGTACGCCGACATCGCCGAGTACCAGCTCTATCTGCACGGCCAGGTCCGCGAGCTGCTCACCCGGTACGGCAAGATCGACTACCTGTTCTTCGACTTCTCCTACAAGGGCCGCAGGGAATGGTGGGGCGGCAAGGGACCGGACGACTGGGACTCCCCCGCCCTGCTCGAAATGATCCGCGAACTCCAGCCCGGTGTCCTGATCAACGACCGCACCGGCATCCCCGGCGACTTCATCACCCCGGAGCAGTACCAGCCGTCCGGGCCGATGACCCGTGACGGTGTCCCGGTGGTGTGGGAGGCGTGCCAGACCCTCAACGGCAGCTGGGGGTACGACCGCGACAACCTCGACTACAAGAGCCCCGAACTGCTCATCCGGATGCTCGTCGACGGCGTGTCCAAGGACGGTAACCTGCTGCTCAACGTCGGGCCGAACGGCCGGGGCGAGATCGACCCGCGGGCGCACGAGGTGCTCGCCGGACTCGGCCGCTGGATGGACCGGCACGAACGCTCCATCCGCGGCTGCGGTCCCTCGGAGTTCACCGCCCCCGCCGACGGCCGCTACACCCAGCGCGGAGACCGGCTGTACCTGCATCTCTTCAGCTGGCCGATGAACCACGTCCACCTGCCGGGCCTCGCCGGGCGCGTGCGCTACGCCCAATTACTCGACGACGCCTCGGAAATCCTGCAGCTGCACACGGATCCGAGGCAGACCGCGCAGAACACCCAGATGGGCGCGCCGCCGGAAGGCACGCTCACCCTCAAGCTCCCCATCCGGAAACCGGACACCCCGGTCCCGGTGATCGAGCTGTTCCTCACCAGCCCCGCCGCCGCGGAAACCCTCCCCACCGATTGA
- a CDS encoding LacI family DNA-binding transcriptional regulator, translating to MPQRAAGSATLADVAREAGVSLATASRALNGGTRQVSGNLRESVLRAAERLQYTANVPAQAMARGRGNVVGLLVHDIVDPYFSSIASGVMRVAARHGLTVTIASTENRPEKELEYVTTLRGQRARAVILAGSRNEDSALQRNLTKELKAFEAADGRVVVIGQRKLPFDTVMLENGPGAAALAGRLTGLGHRDFRVLAGPSGLLTSRDRVLGFRDGLAHHGVSLPATHVLHAEFTRDGGYAAMVRAIQGGFRGCVFAVNDVMAVGAMAACRDHGLDVPEHVAIAGFDDIITLRDIRPSLSTVRVPIERMGEQALDFILDDRAATPRVKPITGEVVLRESTQPLEGN from the coding sequence ATGCCGCAGCGCGCCGCCGGTTCTGCCACCCTTGCCGACGTCGCCCGTGAGGCCGGAGTGTCGCTCGCGACGGCGTCGAGAGCGCTCAACGGCGGGACCAGACAGGTCAGCGGGAACCTGCGCGAATCGGTGCTGCGGGCCGCGGAACGGCTGCAGTACACGGCGAACGTGCCCGCGCAGGCGATGGCCCGCGGCCGCGGGAACGTCGTCGGGCTGCTGGTGCACGACATCGTCGACCCGTACTTCTCCTCGATCGCGTCCGGGGTCATGCGCGTGGCCGCCCGGCACGGCCTCACGGTCACCATCGCGAGCACGGAAAACCGGCCGGAGAAGGAACTCGAATACGTCACGACCTTGCGCGGGCAACGGGCGCGAGCGGTCATCCTGGCCGGGTCACGCAACGAGGACAGTGCCCTGCAACGGAATCTGACCAAGGAGCTCAAGGCGTTCGAGGCCGCCGACGGCCGGGTCGTGGTGATCGGGCAGCGGAAACTGCCCTTCGACACCGTCATGCTGGAGAACGGGCCCGGCGCCGCGGCGCTGGCCGGACGGCTCACCGGACTCGGGCACCGCGACTTCCGCGTGCTCGCCGGGCCGTCCGGACTGCTGACCTCACGCGATCGCGTCCTCGGCTTCCGAGACGGCCTCGCCCACCACGGCGTCTCCCTGCCCGCGACCCATGTCCTGCATGCGGAGTTCACCCGCGACGGCGGCTACGCGGCGATGGTGCGAGCGATCCAGGGCGGTTTCCGGGGCTGTGTCTTCGCGGTCAACGACGTGATGGCCGTCGGCGCGATGGCCGCCTGCCGCGACCACGGCCTCGACGTCCCGGAGCACGTCGCGATCGCGGGCTTCGACGACATCATCACCTTGCGCGACATAAGGCCTTCACTGTCCACCGTGCGCGTTCCGATCGAGCGCATGGGTGAACAGGCCCTCGACTTCATTCTCGACGACCGCGCGGCCACCCCTCGCGTCAAGCCGATCACCGGCGAGGTCGTGCTGCGGGAAAGCACTCAACCGTTGGAGGGAAATTGA
- a CDS encoding carbohydrate ABC transporter permease — protein MTVDHAKPAAVGADRPAVKRTPAPKARRRSDRDGKWWTPWLFLAPALILFVYFKFIPMITAVTMSFQDVQPYLGNQWVGGENYSTVLGDEAFHSAIWHTVVIAIGQTVGSMVIGLALALLMEGQSKRLKFLRSAAFLPVVVPIAVVAELWRIMYHPTGDGMLNSILGLVGLGPSGFINDPDTSMISVIVTGIWRGAPYDMMIFLAGLAGIDRGLYEAATVDGASRWRKILHVTLPGLRSVFSILFVLAAIRGLRVFTEVFLLTNGGPNGSTEVAMTLIYKLGLEQNRLGVGAAGAVLLFLATLVLTLFVQVLRRRRDA, from the coding sequence ATGACCGTAGATCACGCCAAGCCGGCGGCCGTCGGCGCGGACCGTCCCGCCGTCAAGCGGACGCCCGCGCCGAAGGCCCGCAGGCGCAGCGACCGCGACGGGAAGTGGTGGACGCCGTGGCTGTTCCTGGCCCCCGCCCTGATCCTGTTCGTGTACTTCAAGTTCATCCCGATGATCACCGCGGTGACGATGTCCTTCCAGGACGTCCAGCCGTACCTGGGGAACCAGTGGGTCGGCGGGGAGAACTACAGCACCGTCCTCGGTGACGAGGCGTTCCACTCCGCGATCTGGCACACCGTCGTGATCGCGATCGGGCAGACCGTGGGGTCGATGGTCATCGGCCTCGCGCTCGCCCTGCTGATGGAGGGCCAGAGCAAGCGGCTGAAGTTCCTGCGGTCGGCGGCGTTCCTGCCGGTGGTCGTGCCGATCGCGGTGGTCGCCGAACTCTGGCGGATCATGTACCACCCGACCGGGGACGGGATGCTGAACTCCATCCTCGGCCTGGTCGGGCTGGGACCGTCGGGCTTCATCAACGATCCCGACACGTCGATGATCTCGGTCATCGTCACCGGTATCTGGCGCGGCGCGCCGTACGACATGATGATCTTCCTCGCGGGTCTGGCGGGCATCGACCGCGGACTGTACGAAGCGGCCACTGTGGACGGTGCCTCGCGCTGGCGCAAGATCCTCCACGTGACGCTGCCGGGGCTGCGGTCGGTGTTCTCGATCCTGTTCGTCCTCGCGGCGATCCGCGGCCTGCGGGTGTTCACCGAGGTGTTCCTGCTGACCAACGGCGGGCCGAACGGCTCGACCGAGGTGGCGATGACCTTGATCTACAAACTCGGACTGGAACAGAACCGGCTGGGTGTCGGCGCGGCGGGAGCGGTCCTGCTGTTCCTCGCGACGCTCGTGCTGACCCTGTTCGTCCAGGTGCTCCGACGGAGGCGAGACGCATGA